A genomic region of Chitinimonas arctica contains the following coding sequences:
- a CDS encoding cation-translocating P-type ATPase, with amino-acid sequence MESPSKHTPSTDDIDDLARLLGADLANGLTAGEAQRRLAQNGPNELLATPRIATWRRVLSHFQDPLIYLLLGAIVISLTAWVFEGREGWPVDAIVIALIVVLNGVLGHVQEAKAHDAVAALARMNAPAASVVRDGQVQRVQSVELVKGDMLVLAEGDAIAADARLVQAASLRVQESSLTGESEAALKDPATLPGPAALGDQRNMVFNGTFVAQGNGRAVVVATGMSTQMGSIAGMLAATVQQPTPLEKEIAHIGRMLGIAVLVIAVVVVGTVLLIAKPASIGEVIGVLLLGVALAVAAVPEGLPAILSVVLALGVQRMARHNAIIKNLSSVETLGATSVICSDKTGTLTRSEMTIVRVMTASGETDITGGGYAPEGQVEYKGARLQSGPVLAEHIALLSGGSLAGNASLRQVEGGAWEAHGDPTEAAFLVAERKLGITERRERRFQRIGEIPFTSERKMMSTIELDHEHGDERVLICKGAPDVLLGQCTRVRVGVEVVALDEALRAKFLADVDTLSSAALRTLAVAYRPLAADEDAQATESLERDLIFVGTAGIIDPPREEAAVAIREARRAGIRVIMITGDHPLTATRIAADLGLVDAGAVALSGTELDRLDDAAFAEAVRHTSVYARVAPAHKLRIVDALQADGSIVAMTGDGVNDAPALKAADIGVAMGITGTEVAKGAARMILADDNFATIVEAVREGRGIFDNIRKFLRYLLSSNMGEVLTVFLGVVGAGVIGLTTADGALVLPLLATQILWLNLITDSWPALAMGIDPAGDDVMARKPRQSGERVIDADMWWGVVAIGAVVAVVTLLTMDMYLPGGLIEGERDLANARTAGFTVLVFAHLFNCFNARSETASAFTHPTTNRWLWGAVALSGILQVGVVHLDLLNLAFGTAPLTLDQWLVCGAMGSVVLWFSELRKFLRRRAKK; translated from the coding sequence ATGGAATCACCATCGAAGCACACCCCCTCGACTGACGACATCGACGACCTTGCGCGGCTGCTCGGCGCAGACCTGGCGAATGGACTCACCGCAGGCGAAGCGCAGCGACGACTTGCGCAAAACGGACCCAACGAACTTCTTGCCACCCCCCGGATCGCCACTTGGCGCCGCGTGCTATCGCATTTCCAAGACCCCCTTATCTATCTCTTGCTGGGAGCGATCGTGATTTCGCTGACAGCTTGGGTATTCGAGGGACGGGAAGGTTGGCCCGTGGATGCAATCGTTATCGCTTTGATTGTCGTCCTGAACGGGGTGCTGGGCCATGTGCAGGAAGCCAAGGCGCACGACGCCGTGGCCGCATTGGCCCGAATGAACGCACCGGCCGCATCCGTCGTGCGCGATGGCCAGGTGCAGCGCGTACAGAGCGTGGAGTTGGTAAAGGGAGATATGCTGGTGCTGGCCGAGGGCGATGCCATCGCGGCCGATGCCCGCCTGGTCCAGGCCGCGTCCCTGCGCGTACAGGAGAGTTCACTGACCGGTGAGAGCGAGGCAGCGCTCAAGGACCCCGCGACGCTACCTGGTCCAGCGGCATTGGGCGACCAGCGCAATATGGTCTTCAACGGTACTTTTGTCGCACAGGGAAACGGTCGCGCCGTGGTCGTCGCCACGGGCATGTCCACGCAGATGGGTTCGATTGCAGGCATGCTCGCTGCCACGGTCCAGCAGCCTACACCGCTGGAAAAGGAGATCGCCCACATCGGCCGCATGCTCGGCATCGCGGTACTGGTCATCGCCGTCGTCGTGGTGGGCACGGTCCTGCTGATCGCCAAGCCGGCCAGTATCGGCGAAGTCATCGGCGTGCTACTGCTCGGTGTCGCCCTGGCGGTTGCGGCGGTGCCCGAAGGGCTCCCGGCCATCCTCTCCGTCGTATTGGCGCTGGGGGTTCAGCGCATGGCCCGGCACAACGCGATCATCAAGAACCTCTCGTCGGTCGAGACCCTGGGGGCCACCTCGGTCATCTGTTCGGACAAGACGGGAACGCTGACCCGCTCGGAAATGACTATCGTGCGCGTGATGACCGCCTCTGGCGAGACGGACATCACGGGTGGGGGATACGCACCGGAAGGCCAGGTGGAATACAAAGGTGCCCGCTTGCAATCCGGTCCCGTCCTTGCCGAGCATATCGCGCTGCTGAGCGGCGGCAGCCTGGCGGGCAATGCGTCACTGCGGCAGGTGGAAGGGGGGGCATGGGAAGCTCACGGCGACCCTACGGAGGCGGCGTTTCTGGTGGCGGAGCGCAAGCTGGGCATCACCGAACGGCGCGAGCGGCGGTTCCAGCGCATCGGCGAAATCCCGTTCACCTCCGAGCGCAAGATGATGTCGACGATAGAGCTGGACCATGAGCACGGCGACGAGCGGGTATTGATCTGCAAAGGCGCACCCGACGTCCTGCTGGGGCAATGCACGCGGGTGAGGGTAGGGGTGGAAGTTGTCGCGCTTGATGAAGCGCTGCGCGCGAAGTTCCTTGCGGACGTCGACACCCTCTCCAGCGCCGCATTGCGTACGCTCGCGGTCGCCTATCGCCCGCTCGCCGCGGACGAGGATGCGCAAGCAACGGAGTCACTGGAACGGGACCTTATCTTCGTGGGCACCGCGGGCATCATCGATCCGCCGCGCGAGGAAGCGGCGGTGGCGATTCGCGAAGCGCGTCGCGCCGGCATCCGGGTCATCATGATCACGGGCGATCACCCGCTTACCGCGACGCGCATCGCAGCCGACCTGGGGCTGGTGGACGCCGGGGCGGTGGCGCTAAGCGGAACCGAGCTTGACCGGCTCGACGACGCGGCCTTTGCCGAAGCGGTACGCCACACCTCGGTCTACGCCCGCGTCGCGCCGGCACACAAGCTGCGCATCGTGGATGCCCTGCAGGCCGACGGGAGCATCGTCGCCATGACGGGGGACGGCGTGAACGATGCGCCGGCCCTGAAGGCGGCCGATATCGGCGTGGCGATGGGTATCACCGGCACCGAAGTGGCAAAGGGCGCGGCCAGGATGATCCTGGCCGACGACAACTTTGCGACCATCGTCGAGGCGGTGCGCGAGGGGCGCGGCATCTTCGACAACATCCGCAAATTCCTGCGCTATCTTTTGTCCTCCAATATGGGCGAGGTGCTGACGGTTTTTCTGGGAGTGGTGGGCGCAGGCGTCATCGGCCTGACGACCGCGGACGGTGCGCTGGTGCTGCCATTGCTGGCAACCCAGATCCTCTGGCTCAACCTGATCACCGACTCATGGCCTGCGCTGGCGATGGGAATCGACCCTGCCGGCGACGACGTCATGGCGCGCAAGCCCCGCCAATCGGGCGAGCGGGTGATCGATGCCGACATGTGGTGGGGCGTGGTCGCGATCGGCGCGGTCGTGGCGGTGGTGACACTGCTCACGATGGACATGTATCTGCCGGGCGGATTGATCGAAGGCGAGCGAGACCTTGCCAACGCACGCACGGCTGGATTCACCGTGCTGGTATTCGCACATTTATTCAATTGCTTCAATGCCCGTTCGGAAACCGCCAGTGCATTCACCCATCCAACGACCAACCGCTGGCTCTGGGGCGCGGTTGCGCTTTCCGGCATATTGCAGGTGGGGGTGGTGCACCTCGATCTACTGAACCTGGCCTTCGGCACCGCACCGTTGACGCTGGACCAGTGGCTGGTCTGCGGCGCGATGGGGAGTGTCGTACTGTGGTTCAGTGAATTACGTAAGTTTTTGAGAAGACGCGCAAAAAAATAG
- a CDS encoding DUF2750 domain-containing protein, which yields MMAIHLMADLESDKQRFITRARQSGKVWGLRWKEDGEDKWAYCLSNNTEGDDDLESDISVFVFWSDQAYARRHAVAEWAKYVATSIELDEFIEYWLSNMQEEGVLVGVNFNAELAGIELEPAVLAEALAG from the coding sequence ATGATGGCCATACACTTAATGGCGGATTTGGAAAGCGATAAGCAGCGATTTATCACCCGTGCTCGTCAGTCAGGAAAGGTTTGGGGTTTACGGTGGAAAGAAGACGGGGAGGATAAGTGGGCCTATTGCTTATCCAATAACACCGAAGGCGACGACGATTTGGAATCGGACATTAGCGTGTTCGTATTCTGGTCTGATCAAGCCTATGCGCGCCGTCACGCCGTGGCGGAATGGGCAAAGTACGTAGCCACATCAATCGAACTCGATGAATTCATTGAATACTGGCTAAGCAATATGCAAGAAGAGGGAGTATTGGTTGGTGTGAATTTCAATGCCGAGCTTGCGGGTATCGAACTTGAGCCTGCAGTGCTGGCCGAGGCTCTGGCGGGGTAA
- a CDS encoding RICIN domain-containing protein, whose product MRTIRRKVFFSTVVAAAIQVLIPGTAHAASEFTNVATLLCLDSNWSGSVYTMGCNSGNYQRWNLYFNSYGIEMRNVATNRCLDSNTSGHTYTLGCNGGNYQRWRHTYVSNGGGSWRMTNVSTLRCLDSNAAGNTYTLGCNGGNFQHWYRRSL is encoded by the coding sequence ATGCGAACAATCAGGAGGAAAGTTTTTTTCAGCACAGTGGTGGCAGCAGCCATTCAGGTATTGATTCCGGGCACTGCCCACGCGGCAAGTGAATTCACCAATGTTGCCACGCTTCTTTGCCTAGACAGCAATTGGAGCGGCTCTGTATACACGATGGGGTGCAATTCAGGTAATTATCAGCGCTGGAATCTTTATTTCAATTCTTATGGCATAGAGATGAGGAATGTGGCAACCAATCGCTGCCTGGACAGCAATACGTCCGGTCATACTTACACGCTCGGATGCAATGGCGGTAACTATCAACGCTGGCGTCATACCTATGTCAGCAACGGCGGTGGCTCATGGCGCATGACCAACGTCTCGACATTGAGATGTTTGGACAGCAATGCTGCCGGTAATACTTATACGCTCGGATGCAATGGCGGTAACTTCCAGCACTGGTATAGACGTTCGCTGTAA
- a CDS encoding leucine-rich repeat domain-containing protein, with product MNTGLTALHLNHNPIGTSGAQILATALAVNTYIAEFDLASNNLIRMDVRQVMDTSLQRNRINAYGQFCFVNSIK from the coding sequence ATCAACACCGGCCTTACCGCGCTCCACTTGAATCATAATCCGATTGGTACCAGCGGAGCGCAGATATTGGCCACGGCGCTCGCCGTCAATACTTATATTGCCGAGTTTGATCTGGCCAGCAATAATCTGATACGCATGGATGTGCGGCAGGTAATGGACACGTCATTGCAACGTAATCGAATAAACGCATATGGGCAGTTTTGTTTTGTAAATTCAATTAAATAG
- a CDS encoding LysR family transcriptional regulator encodes MDLLDSMKVYVLAVERGSLSAAAVACGISATMAGNHLRTLEKRLGMQLLNRTTRRQHLTTFGEDYYTRCKEILRLVAETDAQAQNLQLAPAGKLRITAPVTFGTEALMPALSVYMARHPEVSIDAALCDRVVDLVEEGFEAAIRIGQLPDSSLIAKPLSPYRLMICASPDYLARRGTPCQPQDLSRHECISFSHVAVAQWRLMDKDDICSVPVSGRLQVNHGQALRVAALHGLGIVLQPAILMEADIQAGHLVQLLPSYELPSRPMHIVYLPDRYRSPKLRSFVDFMVERFG; translated from the coding sequence ATGGACTTGCTGGACAGCATGAAGGTGTATGTTTTGGCGGTGGAAAGAGGCAGCCTGAGTGCCGCTGCCGTGGCTTGCGGCATCTCGGCAACGATGGCGGGCAACCACCTGCGGACGCTGGAGAAGCGGCTGGGTATGCAATTGCTCAACCGGACCACCCGACGCCAGCACCTGACCACGTTCGGCGAGGACTATTACACCCGCTGCAAGGAAATCCTCCGGCTGGTGGCCGAGACCGATGCGCAGGCGCAGAACCTGCAGCTGGCGCCTGCCGGCAAATTGCGCATCACCGCACCCGTTACCTTCGGCACGGAAGCGCTGATGCCGGCCTTGTCGGTGTATATGGCGCGCCACCCCGAGGTGAGCATCGATGCGGCCTTGTGCGACCGGGTGGTGGATCTGGTGGAGGAGGGCTTCGAAGCGGCCATCCGGATCGGCCAGCTACCGGACTCGTCGCTGATCGCGAAGCCCCTCTCGCCGTACCGTTTGATGATCTGCGCGTCGCCGGACTACCTGGCGCGCCGGGGGACGCCATGCCAGCCGCAGGACCTGAGCCGCCACGAGTGCATTTCCTTCAGCCATGTGGCCGTGGCACAGTGGCGCTTGATGGATAAGGATGACATCTGCAGCGTGCCCGTCTCGGGTAGGCTGCAAGTCAATCACGGCCAGGCGCTACGGGTGGCAGCCCTGCATGGCCTTGGCATCGTGCTGCAACCCGCGATTCTGATGGAAGCGGATATCCAGGCTGGCCACCTGGTCCAGCTCCTGCCATCCTACGAACTACCTAGCCGTCCCATGCATATTGTTTACCTGCCGGATCGCTACCGTTCCCCCAAGCTGCGTAGCTTTGTGGATTTCATGGTGGAGCGGTTTGGCTGA
- a CDS encoding zinc-dependent alcohol dehydrogenase family protein, whose translation MKAIELTAPALNAFRQTELPEPKVGRGEVLVRLRAATLNFLDVAVATGHFPASGFPMIPVADGAGEVAVLGEGVSGLSLGDRVIPHFMPNWQGGGITPHNVAALRGVNLPGSLAEYVAVPVASLVALPAHLDFVHGAALPIAATTAWNGVRSAQVRPGSVVVLLGTGGVSIFALQFAKAAGATVILASSSDEKLARARQLGADHLINYRAMPAWDEEVLELTEGRGADLVVETVGGANFARSLNAATVGGTVFTVGFIGGTAASIDMLPIIVKALRIVGNNTGSVADLAEATRAIAAHRIVPVIDRVFGIAETSSAYAELSAGGRHFGKIAIAH comes from the coding sequence ATGAAAGCCATCGAACTCACCGCTCCCGCGCTGAATGCCTTCCGCCAGACCGAGTTGCCCGAGCCTAAGGTCGGCCGCGGCGAGGTGCTGGTGCGCCTGCGTGCCGCGACCCTGAACTTCCTGGATGTGGCCGTTGCGACAGGGCACTTTCCTGCGTCGGGTTTTCCGATGATTCCGGTTGCCGACGGTGCGGGCGAAGTAGCGGTATTGGGCGAAGGAGTCAGCGGGCTGTCGCTTGGCGACCGGGTGATCCCGCACTTCATGCCGAACTGGCAAGGTGGGGGCATCACGCCACACAATGTGGCCGCGCTACGTGGCGTCAACTTGCCCGGCTCCTTGGCCGAGTACGTGGCCGTACCGGTCGCCAGCCTGGTCGCCCTGCCTGCGCACCTCGACTTTGTTCACGGCGCGGCGCTCCCCATTGCCGCCACGACCGCCTGGAATGGCGTGCGCTCGGCTCAGGTACGGCCTGGATCGGTGGTTGTGCTGTTGGGAACCGGTGGGGTCAGCATCTTTGCCCTGCAGTTCGCCAAGGCTGCCGGCGCGACCGTCATTCTCGCCTCGTCATCCGACGAAAAATTGGCGCGTGCGCGCCAGTTGGGAGCCGACCATCTCATCAATTATCGCGCTATGCCGGCTTGGGATGAGGAAGTGCTCGAGCTTACCGAAGGCCGTGGCGCCGATTTGGTCGTGGAGACGGTCGGCGGGGCGAATTTTGCGCGTTCGCTCAATGCTGCCACCGTTGGCGGCACCGTATTTACGGTCGGATTTATCGGTGGCACCGCAGCGTCCATCGATATGCTGCCCATTATCGTCAAGGCATTGCGGATCGTCGGCAACAACACCGGTTCGGTTGCCGATCTGGCCGAGGCGACGCGGGCGATTGCCGCGCACCGCATCGTGCCGGTCATCGACCGGGTTTTCGGCATCGCCGAAACCAGCAGCGCGTATGCCGAACTCAGCGCGGGCGGGCGGCATTTCGGCAAGATCGCCATCGCACATTGA
- a CDS encoding response regulator has translation MNRVLIVEDEERLAGLLQDFLRQAGFQTHWLDDGGAVLPWVAANTPDAIILDLMLPNVDGLSICREIRRHSDVPILITTARVEEIDRLLGLELGADDYICKPYSMRETVARIKAVLRRRTPGLPAIDTPLQFEDEKLRATLKGQVLGLTQIEYQLLRLMAQSPGRIFSRDALMDKIYHDNRVVADRTVDSHVKKLRRKMAEGEAAHEYIQSVYGVGYKFEPPEG, from the coding sequence TTGAACCGCGTACTGATAGTGGAAGACGAAGAACGGTTGGCGGGCCTATTGCAGGATTTTCTGCGCCAGGCGGGCTTCCAAACGCATTGGCTCGACGACGGCGGCGCGGTACTGCCTTGGGTCGCGGCGAATACGCCGGATGCCATCATCCTGGACTTGATGCTGCCCAATGTGGATGGCCTGAGCATCTGCCGCGAAATCCGCCGCCATAGCGATGTACCCATCCTGATCACCACCGCGCGCGTCGAGGAGATCGACCGCTTGCTGGGTCTTGAGCTGGGCGCCGACGACTATATCTGCAAGCCGTACAGCATGCGCGAGACCGTGGCGCGAATCAAAGCCGTACTGCGGCGGCGTACGCCCGGTCTGCCGGCAATCGATACGCCCCTGCAATTCGAAGACGAGAAGCTGCGCGCCACCCTCAAGGGGCAGGTGCTCGGCCTCACCCAGATCGAATACCAGTTGCTACGCTTGATGGCCCAATCCCCCGGCCGCATCTTTTCCCGCGACGCACTGATGGACAAGATCTACCACGATAATCGCGTGGTGGCGGATCGCACCGTGGATAGCCATGTAAAGAAGCTGCGCCGCAAAATGGCTGAAGGGGAGGCCGCACATGAGTACATTCAGTCGGTGTACGGGGTCGGTTATAAATTCGAACCGCCGGAAGGCTGA